The region CTGTGATGTGCGGGTATCCAAGTGAGTAAAGCTTCAGGTTAGATTTGCTCAGCCTGTGCcacactttaaaatgtattattattattctttattCTCCAGAAAGATATTACTGATTATTTTGGCTTAAAAATATATACTATGCGTTATGCGTATgtagcttgtcctcttcaggttggaggggagttcctgcctcatgtggaggagtttaagtatctcggggtcttgttcacgagtgagggaaaaatggagcgggagatcgacagacggatcagtgcagctgccgcagtaatgggggctctgtgccggtccgttgtggtgaagagagctgagctgaaaagcgaagctctcaatttaccggtcggtctacattcctaccctcacctatggccatgaactttgggtcatgactgaaagaacgagatcacggatacaagcggctgaaatgtgCTTCCTCCATAAGGTGggcgggcactcccttagagatagggtgaggagctcggccattcgggaggggctcggagtagagccgctgctcctccacatcgagaggagccagttgaggtggctcgggcatctataccggatgcctcctggacgccttcctcgggaggtgttccaggcacgtcccaccgggaggaggcccaggggacggcccaggacacgctggagggactatgtctctcggctggcctgggaacgccttgggctccccccggaggagctggaggaggtgacGTCTGggagtctctgctgagtctgctgcccctgcgacccggtcccggataaagcgaaagacgacgagtacaaatacaaatatatactATGAGCCTAGGAATAGGCTTCATATTGGAAGTTTGTACTACTAAAGCTATTTTGTTATATCTGTTTGAGGCTGGGAGACATTGGGAGCTGGCTAATGAGGCTTTTTCCACAAAATAGTTCATCAGAGAACCCTCAGTGGTCCTTCATCATTTCCAGTTCATGTATGTTGTGTAATTCATAATATCTGGTTTTGAGTTTAGCTCGGgttttaaagggaaataaataaattagtttaCCACATTAGCTTGCTGCTTTAACTCAGACCAGTAACTCTACTTCGGATGCATCAGGATGCCTGAGCCCAGCAGGTATTTAAAAATCCCCACCGAATCAGTTATGGATACGTTTATGTTTCTTgaccaataaaattaaaaagggaCTTCCTTCTGGAGCACAACATGGAAATAAATGTACAGTTCATGCATTGTGATTGGGTACTTTGTAAGACATTAGGCAGGGAAAACTGGGAATCTTCTAAATCCTGGAATCTTTGCCATGAATGGGACACAAGAAATAACTTGTTCTCatcaaagtaaaatgaaaagcTGGTACTGATAAACATGCAGAACTTACAGATAGAGAAAGTGTAATCTATTAGTCATAAACAGAACTTTCTTCCTGAATTGAGTTTGCTTGTTCTTGTCTTCTCAAGTCTATTGTTGGCGTCGCCGGAGGAGCGACTAGAGCTGCACTTACTGTTCATCAGGCTCGCAGGGATAACATGGCGGATATCTCTGCCAAAGATGGCAGTCAGGTAACCTCTGCTTTGGAAAAATCTGAATCATGATCAGATatgatgaaaataaacatacaacaaaccagtttttttttacttagggGAAGGTGATAAATGCAGGTGAAGGTAGGAGACCTCATTGCTGGAAGGGCTTTTGATTCTTTTTCATAAAGATAGATAAAATTGTCTACACTTGTATAGggctttatcaagtccgaggactccaaagtactttacactacaatcagtcatccaccccgTGACAGCGGTAGGCTACGTTGTAgacacagctgccctggggcagactgacagataGGACTATGAGTGACACTCCTCCCAGTCATTGTGTAAAGAGTGGTCCTGTTGACTACATTTGTTCTGATATGATGAATTCACAAATGtgatttcaaaattaaaaactgcagtgcgtctggaaagtattcacagcgctgtacttttccacatttagttatgtttcAGCCTTATTCTAAATGGTATCAAATTACTCTGTTTCCTCAAAACTCTACACACAATACCCCATTATGATAATGTGAAAGATGTTGagatttttacaaatttattccaaatggaaaactaagaaattgattttacctaagtattcacagcctttgcCATGAGGCTCAAAATTAAGCTGAGGTGCCTAACTAAACGTGGAAAAAGTGCAgtgctgtgaatactttctggaTGCACAGTAATAATAAAAGTTAATGAACATAACATATTAAATTCAATCACTTTGCAAATACTTTCTtcacagtgccttgtgaaagtatttataaaatcacattttatcatgttgtAAGCACAAACCTCAAagtgttttattgggactttattGTACTACTTAACACGAAGTagcgcataattgtgaagtggaagaaaaatgattaaTGGTTTCAACATTCTgccctagtctcaagtcttctccaggatagatagatagatagatagatagatagatagatagatagatagatagatagatagatagatagatagatagatagatagatagatagatagatagatagatagatagatagatagatagatagatagatagatagatagatagatagatagatagatagatagatagatagatagatagatagatagatagatagatagatagatagatagatagatagatagatagatagatagatagagtaACATTATAAAtaagtctgtttgtttttctcgtGTTTTCTCCAGGAGACTTTAGTGAATCTTGCTGGACTGCTGGTTAGCCTTTTACTCATTCCTCTTGTCACTGATAATCCAGTGTAAGTGCTGCTGTTACTGCCAACATTTGCAcgttatgtgtctttttaaaggttaaataactaccttttttttgccttttagcCTGACTCTTACCCTGTTCTTCCTCTTTACCATCCTTCACCTCTTCGCCAACTACAAGGCTGTGCGTTCGGTCATTATGGAAACCTTCAACGAGGCGCGGCTTTCCATCGTGTGGCAGCAATACCTGAAGGACGGACGACTCCTGAGTCCACTTGAGGCAAATCAGAGAGAACCCGTATTCCTAcgtgtgtttaaaaataaaaaaagtttttatttttgcttttggaGCTGATTCTTGTAGTGTGAAAAATATTTCACGTGTTTTTCAGAGTTTGGAAACACCTCACAAATTAAACTTGGAGTTCGGTTACAGGATGTTGCACAGAGGTGACTACAGATATCAACCTTGACCACACACATTAAAAACTCAGACTAGTTTTTAGTCactttgtgtgttttgcagCCCAGAGGAGCTGAATTTggctttaaaagaaaacaacatgcCCTTCCTGTTGGGAGTCAGAAATGGTATTTTACCTTCTTCCTCAGAATGGATCCTTGTTTAACTAAATTTCCAGTAATTTATTATCCTGTTTTGTTCCTTGCAgattgtatttgtgtttgtttggggACAGAAGCATCAGTCCATGATGAAATCAGAGCAGTGTGTCAGGCAGTGTGTATCAGCAACATGCTGGGTTGTCCAACGGCCACAGTACCAACATCTCAGAAACCAACGCAGCAACGTGAGTTAGCTTTTACTGTGTTGCATTTGCATTAGAATGTGTTTAAATACTTCACATTGCATTTCTTTCTGTAATTTAAGGTTTGTGGGAAATGGTGCATGAGAGTCACAAGCTGTTGGATGCACATTTCTCTCCATTTCTCAAAGGTGAGCTTGCACAGAAAAGTTTGAACTTGTGGTTTATTATGAGCATGATTTGTTAATAGATCTATAATATTTAGGTGTTAAAGCGGCAGGATGGGACACAAAAAGGACTTTGCTGGACTGGGATGAGTGGAGAGTGGagtggaaaacaaaaaacagctgagCTGCTTTTGTagcttatttttttgttaattaaacagCTGTATTTCTACATGTTTTATCATTCTttccaaatgaaaatataacagCTTTGAGTCATTAGTGTGGGAGAaggtaaatatttttgtataatggtaatttgttattaaaaactaaaaattgaACAATtgatttgtgatttattttatggCTTCACACACATATGTACAATTCCCGGCAACCAGCTAATCATGTGCATGAGTACCATATTTATGTAgggtttttaattaattttcttAACCTTTCTGAACAgctgtgatttttaaaaaaaacaacaaaaaaactggaTGCGCAAGTTTGAATTCACGGTgggttttctctaatccacaaaGTCTCAAATATTTACACACATTCAGCTGAATTTTTAACTAGAATGTTCTTGGAGGTCTTTGAACTTGAAAAGACAGAGGCAGCTAACTTCTTTATTGTAAGAATGATTGAAATTATTCAGATGTGTCACAACTTTAGCAAAGTCTGAAAAAAGATCCAAACTGATGAAAGCAGTTGTTCATGATGTTCTGGAATGACCTGAAGAACCATCATGGCTCAAACCTACCATGTACTGGGAGCTGCAGGAACACCAGCGAAGAACATTGTGGTGAAGCTGGTTTGACATCACCATAGACTGAGAAGGTGCTGACCAAGAAAGGAGCCATCCATCTACTTTCTCAACCCACTTTATCCCTGTATATCCACAGTGGaactggtgcttatctccaaaGGTCCCAAGGAGTCCTTGACTCCAAAACTGACACTTCCAAGTTTGACTGAAATTAGATGCTGCCAATCTCAACAAATGACTTCTGGAGAAACGTTTTGGTCTCAGATCAAACAGCATTTGAGCTATTTGTTCAGAAGAAGCATGTTTGTAGGAGTTAAAAGGAGGCTTTTAAACTTATTAGCCTCTACTAACATTTTCTaaagaacacatttaaaaacatgtaccaactgtcaagcatagtGGTGTGAGTATCAGGCTGTGGGGCTCTTTCACTGCCAATTGTACTGGTGCACTGCACAGAGTGGATGGTGTAATGAAGCAGGTCGACCTTCAAATTCTGTAATTCCACCTCGAATCAgcagttaaatagtttaaaaaaagagaaacattaaaactgttcttggaataaataaaacaggctAACATTTGATTTCTAAAAGCACATTTCCAACGCTTGAAACCTTTTGAACTAAGCTTAAAAAATGGGTCTGcgccaaaaaaccccaaaaactgttCAAACAATTCTGCTTAGATGATAAGCTTGTTTTATCACTTCAAAAAAATTGTATAATTGAAATGCAACTTGATTAGCAATAAAACGTATGggcacatttttgtttttttatgttgttacaGTTGCAAATTCCACCTCGACACAAGAACGGTCTAAAAAAATCATTAACGAGAGTGCGTGTAATTATTTGTTTGCTGCGCAGacgaaaaataaatcttttagtCTCTAGATGGCAGTGTTAAAGTATTATACAAGGCATAGAACACGAGGAAGAAACAACAGCATCCTTCTGTAAAGTTTTCATGTTAAGCTAACAACATCCAAAATGCTACAACAATAAAGGCAACCAGCTGAATTCAAGAAACACAATAACTACGATATTGCTTAATTCAAAGTATAAATTCCTCATGATTTTTGTCGTAGTTTTTTTCAGgaatatgtaaatattttgtttttttgtctttttgctgCTGACGGTTatcgcttttattttgaaaatgtaaaccGGATGTCGAGTGTACGTTCTTGCCAATTTACACTTTTTCGTTTCTCATTTGTTAGCATTAGGAAaactataagttttatctgAATATTAACTCTATGCTGTAATAAATGGGAAGGTATAAGTGTGCCTACAACTGCGACCACTCAACTGACCCGGATGTTAAGTTCTTTAAGTGAGTTCTCAGTTTAAGAGAGTTTTATTACGAATAAACAAATAGCATGTAGCTAGCTGCTAAAGGTAGTTAATCCATTAAGATTAACATACAATCGTTCGTAACATTAATTAATTTGCTCCAAATGTAGTCTTTCCAACGTTATCTTAATCTGTAGAATTAAGAcaacatgcatgttttcttgTAGTTTACGAGGAGTTTAGTTGAGTTATGTAGTTAATGTCTCCAGAAAATCCTTTTTAGTTCGAAACCAGACAAACAGGCATGAAATAAACGACAGAATCAGTTTATCAGactaaaaaattttattttagcacCAGCGAGTGAGTCAGGAATACATTAAGTACAGCAGATGGCATttagctgaaaagcaaagcatcTGAAgcagaacagaaagaaaccagaCTGCTTCACATTCTCAGTGTTTCCCTACCTAACTGCACAATGCACTGCTGGACCGTGTCCCTACAATGTTTCACACAATTATAATAGTGCCAcgtcaaatatttatttctttattatgtAAAACGTGTTGCATATTATTTATGTTCTCATAAAGTGTTAATTTTGCATTGAAATCTCATTCTGGTATGCATTGCTTGGTCTGTAGTTTGAAGCATCGTGCATTGGAGAAGATGACCCTCATCCAACCATCTCtaacaatcaatcaatcaatcaggtCCCGTGTCAAATCTTGGCTGTATCCTCTCTCCTTTCTCTTGAAGATGACGACTTACAGGCTGTTTATCTcatataaacagttttttagatCTGGTACTTTTACTGTTTACTTCTATTTTGTGTAACTGTAATTTTCACACTGTGTAATATGATCAGATGAAGGAGCTGGACAGAAATAAGTGACAAATCAGCTAAAGATCCAaggaaagaccttcagaaagcctggaaACTATTGAGCAAGACCTATTTAACAGCCTACAGGAAAGTCTCATGAAATGAAGTGTGATCCAAAATTTTATTAACAGTTTTaccccctttttttttaaagaaaaaatacatttacacaTTATTCAATAGTCACATGGGACCAGGTAATATCAAGCAATGTTGAATGAAAGGACAATATATTCAATCAGCAGTAATGTGACTGACTTGCATCCAACTAACCAGGCCAGCATCTCAGGGGACTTTTCATGCTTTTTATGCATCATCAAAATGGAAGCATCTACTCAAATTTTCCCTAACTATGTGCTGTCATTTTATATAGTGGACCATTATACAGTTAAGGTTGTTCTAATGGCCTACATGTTACTCCAGGTTTCCGCTGTACAATCCCAGAAAACTTAGAAAATGGCTCTCCAACATGAAGTGGAAAGATTGGGCTCCGACTCGCTTCTCCGTGCTGTGCATTAATCACTTCGAGGAACAGTACATCGACAGAGCAGGGAAGTGTGTGACACTTCGAGAAGACGCGGTTCCCACGATATTTTCACCTCATGACAAACCGCAGAAAAACAAGGTTTGTGTGCACTGAACGTCTGTCAGATCAGATCTTCTGGTTGAACTGCATTGAACAGGGActcatataaatatattttagactGTTACGTTttgaaaaaatctaattatataaCTTTACACGCAGGCTTCTGATGGCCCAGGACGTAGGAAACATAGGGTGAGATGTTAACAAATAGTTAATCAATTCTCCAACTATCTAACTAAatgttttgctcaaaatgtGATCTGTAACTGCATAATAATAACTGACAGCTAAAACTAACATCTGGTTGACCTTTGTTTGATTCTCTTTGTGAATTCAGCCTCTTGCTGCTAAAACCCCAGAGAAAGAGCCCACTCCTTCTGCAACATCTCCTCCTGTCCCCACAAACAGCAGTGTTAAAATCAAAGAGCTCAACCAGAGAGAGGAACAGCATACAGGGTATGtcactttttaatgtttctaaCAGTGTTATAATAAATCAATAGTGGATCAACTTTCCAGGTGAATTAATTCATTTGCATACAGAAGACAGAGAGAATAAGCTGTCATTCTCTCATATTTCCGATAGACAGAACAAGAAGATATTTCAGttcggtttatttatatatttccaATTCGCAACAAATCTCTTCTTACCAACAGATCCATTTAATATACAGATATATTGTCAATTGAATGCAGTCATTTAGTCAGTTAGGTTTACGTACATACCCTATAATACAATACAGTAGTTGAAGTACAAGAATATAATAATACAAagttttctatttaaggaaacccagctgattgcatcaagtcgttgattttgcagcaatctgtcatactgagcatgcatgtggcgaCTGTGGAAAGGAACAACTGTCTTTTAACAGCATGTTCTGAAGAGCTCAGTGTAAGCAACCGTGTTTCACTGGGAGTTTAAGAAGACAGCGCGGACTCTTTAAAATCACCGAAGAActggtccaggagtactttccatgtagaaaaaaaaagtatctatGTTCGTGGCTTCACTTtgggagagaaacacagcaaaaTAGATAGTCTCTGAGCCAGTCACACAATCTATGGGgtgaaaaacaaagtacatATTATtagtggcagcagcagcttcagaCATATGAGACTCAGTCATTGTTTATTACAGTGTCCATACAGCTAGACGGCAACTAAAAGCAGTAAGTAACAACATCATGTAGACATTTACGTTGCTCTATTAGCTAAATGTAGACATTTAGACTATTTTTAAAAAACCCATAAATGTAATgtgttaaaacatttatcatCCATCTATTTTCTCAGAAAATCCGGACAGGGAACCCAAAATTCCCTCAATTCAAACCAAGAATAAAAACG is a window of Girardinichthys multiradiatus isolate DD_20200921_A chromosome Y, DD_fGirMul_XY1, whole genome shotgun sequence DNA encoding:
- the LOC124864438 gene encoding RUS family member 1-like, which codes for MDKNAGLVLATERYGRGQAWKYLVNDGVLERRRDGSEAGSGGDYIVGLFKSVFLPQGYPESVSSDYLQYQFWDTLQAFSSSLSGTLATQASLKGVGVGNQEATVAAATVTWLLRDGTGMLGRILFAWRKGSKLDSEAKKWRLFADVLNDIAMFMEILAPHFPAGFTLIVCTAGIFKSIVGVAGGATRAALTVHQARRDNMADISAKDGSQETLVNLAGLLVSLLLIPLVTDNPVLTLTLFFLFTILHLFANYKAVRSVIMETFNEARLSIVWQQYLKDGRLLSPLEANQREPVFLQFGNTSQIKLGVRLQDVAQSPEELNLALKENNMPFLLGVRNDCICVCLGTEASVHDEIRAVCQAVCISNMLGCPTATVPTSQKPTQQRLWEMVHESHKLLDAHFSPFLKGVKAAGWDTKRTLLDWDEWRVEWKTKNS